The segment TGGCTTACTCACCATCTAGGTGCGGACAGTGCCAGTATGGTTCAATCCGGACAATGAAACGGGAGAAGCGATGACTGAACAAGTGACGTTCAGTGTGAACCAACTCGCCGAGTTCCCCGCCTCGCGGGCTCAGGGACGAGAGGGCCGAGCAAGGCTGGACGACCTCCTTGCCGACAGTCGCGGTCTCGATCTGACGATCGACTTCGCCGGCGTGACAGCCATGACCATCAGCTTCGCCGACGAGTTTCTCGGCAAGTTCCTTGCCACGTTGGACGCCGCAAGCCACGACATGACGGTTTGCGTCTCTGGATTAAACGCGGAGAACGCCGAGACAGTAGAGGTCTGTTTGGAGCGTCGTGATCGACCCGTCGTGGTCGCTAATGATGCTGGTCATCTCGAGCTCGTGGGTGACGTGTTGCTCCAAGAGACGTACCGTGCGGCCGCGACGCGCGGGAGTGTCAGAGCTGCTGACCTTGCAGAAGCGCTGTCCATCTCTCCCCAAAACGTCAACAACCGACTCAAGCGCCTCGTCGCAGTCGGCGCTTTGCGCAAAATGCGTAACGTTGGCGCGGCGAGAGGCGGCAAGGAGTTCCTGTACTCCGCTGCGGCGCCTGGCAGGCGCAACTCATCCGTTGCCTGATCGTTGAGCCTGGACACACGCTCCGACGCTGGCCGCGCGACCCAACACCCGGGTGGCGGGGGATAGGCGACTCCACATCAATTCCCCGGCGGTGGCGGGCGCAACTCAGGTAGGCGTTCCCCGGCGGTGGTTGAGACTTGCCTTTCGAACGTAGCCCCGATCAATGAGAGGTGCCCCATTCTGGGCGAAATGCGCTGCTCGAGTCGGGGCGCCCTGAGTGTCAACCACAGGGCGCCCCTCGGTTGGTCCTCGACCTGCTCACCTTCGAGGTGTCGCACCGTTTCCACCGGATCTCGGCCTGCGTATCGCCGAGCCACGACAGTCACGTCCCCATGTCGTCCGAGTCGCGTTCAACAGGGTGCTGGTCTGAGGTGTAGTCGCTCGGTCCAGCCTCATGATCGGCGGGTGGAGCTTCGCCAGGTGACCCACCGGTGCCTGGAGTGGGCGAGGCGGCCGGCTCAGGTTC is part of the Nocardioides cavernae genome and harbors:
- a CDS encoding DUF4325 domain-containing protein, whose protein sequence is MTEQVTFSVNQLAEFPASRAQGREGRARLDDLLADSRGLDLTIDFAGVTAMTISFADEFLGKFLATLDAASHDMTVCVSGLNAENAETVEVCLERRDRPVVVANDAGHLELVGDVLLQETYRAAATRGSVRAADLAEALSISPQNVNNRLKRLVAVGALRKMRNVGAARGGKEFLYSAAAPGRRNSSVA